From the genome of Vicia villosa cultivar HV-30 ecotype Madison, WI linkage group LG2, Vvil1.0, whole genome shotgun sequence, one region includes:
- the LOC131652802 gene encoding AAA-ATPase ASD, mitochondrial-like isoform X2 — protein sequence MKIGEIWTNLGSITASIMFVYAMFDKFFPPHLRRYFLKYTNKFTSLLYPYIQITFHELSGDHLKRSQTYKTIQTYLSANSSQSARRLKAEVIQDSQNPLVLSMDDNQEIIDEFNGIKVWWSANHTISKSQSFSFYPTSDEKRFLTLTFHKRNRDVITTSYIQHVLAEGKAITTENRQLKLYTNNPSKEWMRYMSTKWSHTTFEHPARFETLAMEPEKKEEIINDLLKFKEGKEYYTKVGKAWKRGYLLFGPPGTGKSTMISAIANFMNYDVYDLELTVVKDNNELKRLLIETSNKSIIVIEDIDCSLDLTGQRKMKKEKDDDENEEKKKLVEKAKGEEKNESKLTLSGLLNFIDGIWSACGGERIIIFTTNFVDKLDPALIRRGRMDKHIEMSYCGYEAFKVLARNYLDVESHDELFPVIGKLLGETNMTPADVAENLMPKSITQNFETCLKKLIQSLEEAKKKVEEEEAKKKAEEEEARVKEEKEKQVIAQEEENVKANENSKENGFKD from the exons ATGAAAATTGGAGAAATATGGACAAACCTAGGATCAATCACGGCTAGCATAATGTTTGTATATGCCATGTTTGATAAATTCTTCCCACCTCATCTTCGTAGATATTTTCTAAAATACACAAACAAATTCACAAGCCTTTTGTACCCTTATATCCAAATAACTTTCCATGAATTATCTGGTGATCATCTTAAACGTAGCCAAACCTACAAAACCATCCAAACATATCTCAGCGCGAACTCGTCACAAAGTGCTAGAAGACTTAAAGCTGAAGTTATCCAAGATAGCCAAAATCCATTAGTCCTAAGCATGGATGATAACCAAGAGATCATCGATGAGTTCAATGGAATCAAAGTTTGGTGGTCTGCAAATCACACCATTTCAAAATCACAATCATTTTCATTTTACCCTACTTCGGATGAGAAGAGATTCTTAACATTAACCTTCCACAAAAGAAATCGGGATGTTATAACTACGTCGTATATTCAACATGTGTTGGCAGAAGGAAAGGCGATTACAACGGAGAATAGGCAGTTAAAGCTTTACACCAACAATCCAAGCAAGGAATGGATGAGGTATATGAGTACAAAGTGGAGTCATACAACTTTTGAGCACCCTGCGAGATTTGAAACACTTGCTATGGAGCCGGAGAAGAAAGAAGAGATTATAAATGATCTTCTTAAGTTCAAAGAAGGGAAGGAGTACTATACTAAAGTTGGAAAGGCTTGGAAGCGTGGTTATTTACTTTTCGGTCCTCCGGGGACTGGAAAATCTACCATGATATCTGCTATTGCTAATTTCATGAACTATGATGTGTATGATCTTGAGTTAACAGTTGTTAAGGATAACAATGAGTTGAAAAGGCTTTTAATTGAGACGTCGAACAAATCAATTATAGTGATTGAAGATATTGATTGTTCTTTGGATCTTACTGGCCAAaggaagatgaaaaaagagaaagatGATGATgagaatgaagaaaaaaagaaacttgTAGAAAAAGCTAAAggagaagagaaaaatgaaagtAAGTTAACTCTTTCGGGTTTGTTGAATTTTATTGATGGAATTTGGTCGGCCTGTGGAGGGGAGAGGATCATAATATTTACGACGAATTTTGTGGATAAACTTGATCCTGCTCTCATTAGGAGGGGAAGGATGGATAAGCACATAGAGATGTCATATTGTGGATATGAAGCTTTCAAGGTTCTTGCAAGGAATTACTTAGATGTTGAATCTCATGATGAGTTGTTTCCGGTTATTGGAAAGTTGTTGGGAGAGACTAATATGACACCTGCTGATGTTGCTGAGAATTTGATGCCAAAGTCTATTActcaaaactttgaaacttgtttgaagaAGTTGATTCAATCTCTTGAGGAAGCAAAGAAAAAGGTA gaggaggaggaagcaAAGAAAAAAGCTGAGGAAGAGGAAGCAAGAGTtaaggaagagaaagaaaaacaagTAATTGCTCAAGAGGAAGAAAATGTGAAGGCTAATGAAAATTCTAAGGAGAATGGTTTCAAAGATTAA
- the LOC131652802 gene encoding AAA-ATPase ASD, mitochondrial-like isoform X1 — protein MKIGEIWTNLGSITASIMFVYAMFDKFFPPHLRRYFLKYTNKFTSLLYPYIQITFHELSGDHLKRSQTYKTIQTYLSANSSQSARRLKAEVIQDSQNPLVLSMDDNQEIIDEFNGIKVWWSANHTISKSQSFSFYPTSDEKRFLTLTFHKRNRDVITTSYIQHVLAEGKAITTENRQLKLYTNNPSKEWMRYMSTKWSHTTFEHPARFETLAMEPEKKEEIINDLLKFKEGKEYYTKVGKAWKRGYLLFGPPGTGKSTMISAIANFMNYDVYDLELTVVKDNNELKRLLIETSNKSIIVIEDIDCSLDLTGQRKMKKEKDDDENEEKKKLVEKAKGEEKNESKLTLSGLLNFIDGIWSACGGERIIIFTTNFVDKLDPALIRRGRMDKHIEMSYCGYEAFKVLARNYLDVESHDELFPVIGKLLGETNMTPADVAENLMPKSITQNFETCLKKLIQSLEEAKKKVVEEEAKKKVEEEEEEAKKKAEEEEARVKEEKEKQVIAQEEENVKANENSKENGFKD, from the coding sequence ATGAAAATTGGAGAAATATGGACAAACCTAGGATCAATCACGGCTAGCATAATGTTTGTATATGCCATGTTTGATAAATTCTTCCCACCTCATCTTCGTAGATATTTTCTAAAATACACAAACAAATTCACAAGCCTTTTGTACCCTTATATCCAAATAACTTTCCATGAATTATCTGGTGATCATCTTAAACGTAGCCAAACCTACAAAACCATCCAAACATATCTCAGCGCGAACTCGTCACAAAGTGCTAGAAGACTTAAAGCTGAAGTTATCCAAGATAGCCAAAATCCATTAGTCCTAAGCATGGATGATAACCAAGAGATCATCGATGAGTTCAATGGAATCAAAGTTTGGTGGTCTGCAAATCACACCATTTCAAAATCACAATCATTTTCATTTTACCCTACTTCGGATGAGAAGAGATTCTTAACATTAACCTTCCACAAAAGAAATCGGGATGTTATAACTACGTCGTATATTCAACATGTGTTGGCAGAAGGAAAGGCGATTACAACGGAGAATAGGCAGTTAAAGCTTTACACCAACAATCCAAGCAAGGAATGGATGAGGTATATGAGTACAAAGTGGAGTCATACAACTTTTGAGCACCCTGCGAGATTTGAAACACTTGCTATGGAGCCGGAGAAGAAAGAAGAGATTATAAATGATCTTCTTAAGTTCAAAGAAGGGAAGGAGTACTATACTAAAGTTGGAAAGGCTTGGAAGCGTGGTTATTTACTTTTCGGTCCTCCGGGGACTGGAAAATCTACCATGATATCTGCTATTGCTAATTTCATGAACTATGATGTGTATGATCTTGAGTTAACAGTTGTTAAGGATAACAATGAGTTGAAAAGGCTTTTAATTGAGACGTCGAACAAATCAATTATAGTGATTGAAGATATTGATTGTTCTTTGGATCTTACTGGCCAAaggaagatgaaaaaagagaaagatGATGATgagaatgaagaaaaaaagaaacttgTAGAAAAAGCTAAAggagaagagaaaaatgaaagtAAGTTAACTCTTTCGGGTTTGTTGAATTTTATTGATGGAATTTGGTCGGCCTGTGGAGGGGAGAGGATCATAATATTTACGACGAATTTTGTGGATAAACTTGATCCTGCTCTCATTAGGAGGGGAAGGATGGATAAGCACATAGAGATGTCATATTGTGGATATGAAGCTTTCAAGGTTCTTGCAAGGAATTACTTAGATGTTGAATCTCATGATGAGTTGTTTCCGGTTATTGGAAAGTTGTTGGGAGAGACTAATATGACACCTGCTGATGTTGCTGAGAATTTGATGCCAAAGTCTATTActcaaaactttgaaacttgtttgaagaAGTTGATTCAATCTCTTGAGGAAGCAAAGAAAAAGGTAGTGGAGGAGGAAGCAAAGAAAAAGgtagaggaggaggaggaggaagcaAAGAAAAAAGCTGAGGAAGAGGAAGCAAGAGTtaaggaagagaaagaaaaacaagTAATTGCTCAAGAGGAAGAAAATGTGAAGGCTAATGAAAATTCTAAGGAGAATGGTTTCAAAGATTAA